The DNA segment atactccccccggaacccaaaaacattgatttctcataaggtgccagcggagtcctaaaagcaacatccgctgatccctgatcggcatcgtttatggttgagactaggacggtatctgatcgtcttcgagcccccaactttcgttcttgattaatgaaaacatccttggaaaatgctttcgcagttgttcgtctttcataaatccaagaatttgacctctgactatgaaatacgaatgcccctgactgtccctgttaatcattactccgatccagaaggccaacacaataggatcgaaatcctatgatgttatcccatgctaatgtatacagagcgtagtcGCCCTTTGGTCAGTACGAGTTTGTagttatgccctttggtctcacaaACGCACATGCGGCTTTCATGCGCCTGATGAATGAAGTGTTTCACGACTACCTTGATAAGTTCATGATCATTTTCATTGACGACATCCTGGTGTAGTCAAGAAGTAAAGAGGAGCACAACGAGCAATCTGAGGCTGGTTATGGAGTGGTTACGAAATCAGAAGCTATTTGCCAAGTTCAGCAAGTGCTCGTtttggaagagagagataggattTCTGGGTCACATAGTATCAGGAGAGGGCGTGGCTGCTGATCCTGAAAAGGTCCAAGCCATACGAGAATGGCCTCGACCTACCATTTTGATAGAAGTGAGGAGTTTTCTCGGACTTGCGGACTATTATCGGAAGTTTGTTAAGGACTTTTCCTCCATTGCAAAGCCTTTAACTAAACTTACCAGTAAAGGAGTTCCTTTCTTACGGGTGGCAGAAACCGAGAAGGcattcaagaagttgaaggaagcTCTCACGACCGCACCTGTGTTAGCTTTGCCCGAGCAAGGTAAACCTTACATGGTTTACACGGATGCTTCACGAGTTGGGTTAGGTTGTGTTCTTATGCAAGGTGGGCGAGTCATTGCATATGCTTCTCGACAACTAAGGAAGCATGAGGATAACTAGAGTAGACATGATTTGGAGTTAGCGGCCGTGGTGTTCGccctctaatttcttcaaagtaacagcaccggaggcacgacccggccagttaaggccaggagcatatcgccgacagaagagacaagccgaccggtgctcaccgaaggggaaccgggcgacccatcccaaggttcaactacgagctttttaactgcaacaaattaaatatacgctattggagctggaattaccgcggctgctggcaccagacttgccctccaatggatcttcgctaagggatttagattgtactcattccaattaccagactcaaagagcccgatatcgttatttattgtcactacctccccatgtcaggattgggtaatttgcgcgcctgctgccttccttggatgtggtagccgtttctcaggctccctctctgGAATAGAACCCTAATtttccgtcacccgttaccaccatggtaggccactatcctaccatcgaaagttgatagggcagaaatttgaatgatgcgtcgccagcactaaggccatgcgatccgtcaagttatcatgaatcatcagagcaacgggcggagcccgcgtcgaccttttatctaataaatgcatcccttccagaagttggggtttgttgcacgtattagctctagaattactacggttatccgagtagtaggtaccatcaaacaaactataactaatttaatgagccattcgcagtttcacagtttgaattcgttcatacttgcacatgcatggcttaatctttgagacaagcatatgactacttgcaggatcaaccaggtagcattcataaatcagggcaagaccacgtcatattcccgcaaacatatggaaagtgggaacagacgcagacttgaccgtcatcttttgtccggagacaaacatGCTTAGCGGGAAAAAAAAttttcgagtcaccgccataatatttccgcaaccgagatctcagcaaatagcttaaaactatgctagtgaagaaactgaggaggatagttggtctgtagttgggtgcgcgagcccagagcctacaaacactagctatccaatcaccactcatacgccgaatgttcatttgcaccgctaacatcaatctttccaaccactcttgagat comes from the Brassica napus cultivar Da-Ae chromosome A7, Da-Ae, whole genome shotgun sequence genome and includes:
- the LOC125576100 gene encoding uncharacterized mitochondrial protein AtMg00860-like, whose product is MDFSFGHFSKARILKLSEDLGFVGTKLVRSECPAALAERPAALADCPANVTVLTALGLAGSDASGWKPISQEVKRSTTSNLRLVMEWLRNQKLFAKFSKCSFWKREIGFLGHIVSGEGVAADPEKVQAIREWPRPTILIEVRSFLGLADYYRKFVKDFSSIAKPLTKLTSKGVPFLRVAETEKAFKKLKEALTTAPVLALPEQGKPYMVYTDASRVGLGCVLMQGGRVIAYASRQLRKHEDN